The Ziziphus jujuba cultivar Dongzao chromosome 3, ASM3175591v1 region TTGTAAGTGAGTCACATGATTATAGTTAGATTACACAAAAtatctaacaaaaaaaaaaaaaaaaaaaaaaaaaaaaaacaactacaacaaatttttatattggctcttttaaaaaaaaaaaatggaaaaccaaattcaatatttatttcaatatattaatttaagttTCTTagcttaaaatatattaattcaaTTCAATGTAGTATTAGACTCCCATGAATtgtaatgaaattttatagatttcataaaaaatttatgagaatctaatgaaaattttgagattAAGATTagatttcatattgataattctttttcacaatttcactgttaaaatcctttcaaatccattaaaatctatcaatttttaaaattaataactttttaaataccattatatttaaaaaaaattctacaaaatcttaattgaatatatcaaaattttaataatcttttataaaatccattaaaatctgaattaaatACTATTAAACTTATATGCAATCCTGTCAAATTTAAGTATAAACATCTCAAAACTTTTATACACTTTTGAATTTCGAAATCCTCTGTATTACAACTTCGGAGTTTGGCATTTTTCTGATATTGTTTTAGTTTGGAGACTGGAAAAATAGAGTTAACTCTTCTGCTGCTCTGGAGTACTGGCCACCATAGCCACCATAGCCGCTTCTTATATGTCTCCTTCAGGCGTCCGTTTGGTTTATCAGGAGGATTTTATTAGGCTCTAGCAGTTGTTAGACAACTAGCTGGAGGTATTACTATTAATTCTTATGTTTTCTCTCCTTGTTTTCcacttgaatatatatatatatataatgagatTTGGGGTTTTAATTATTAATCGGTGATTTGTTTTACTCCTTAATACGGATTTTTCCAACTggtgtacaaatatatatattattgcaaTGGCTCCAATATTGGTTCTTGATGCTTTCTTTCGTTGAGTTTTCCACCtctttcatttttctcttttgggtATCTTTTATCTTCTCCTTTTCAGGTGTTTGATTCTtgaagaaaacaatttttaatctttgttcttttggtTCACCAGAAACGGTGAAAAGCAAACAAACCatcgtttatatatatatataaatagtttgtTTGCTTATTAAGAAATTTTCGTTGAGGAGGATTGTCCTGAAATTGAATGGGGATTTTTGATAATATAGGCGAGGCAGTTGTAGATTCCTCATTGCCGTTTGGAAAGGAATACACTTTTCACTCTCACTAGGTTCCTCGAGTACTCCATTCTCTCCCACATCAATATaagttttacttctttttttttttttttttttcccaccgaTTTTTCTGTGCAGGAGTGGGTAAACAACTCTTCAAAACATGTAAGGCATTTGTAACATTCGACAATTTAATCTTTCTTCCATGGTCCTCCGCAAGCGATTTATCCCCCAAAATCTTCCAACCCATCTCTTGCAATAAATCATGCACTCAGATTTCGTTATCTTTAATGCTCAAGAGAGATTTGTTACTAACATTTCCTATACCTATTATTGCATTGAAATTGCACTTCTTCAGTATGCTTGTAACATAATCTTTGTGACCATTTCCCTCGAAAAAGCAAGCAATGAGTAGGAATATATTCTTGTCTTCGTTCTCCAGTGCATCAAAACTTATTTTAAGTACTCCCATAATCTTGTCGTTGGGGTTATTTTTGAGTCTTTCCAATCGGTCATTccattcttcttcatcttttccACGTAAAGAGGAACCCAAGACATTTAGAGCTAATGGAAGGCCTTTGGCATAGTTTACCACACGTTGAGACAACCTTTTATATTCATCTGAAAGAAGATGATCCTTTTCGAAGCCGGCCTTCCAAGTAAGGAGTTGCAAGCATTTATCATCATCCAATGGCTCCACGTCGTATATTGCTTTCACTCCATGAGCAATTACCAAGTGTCTACATCAAGAATGATAAGAACCCTTTTAAGACATAATCTATTTCTTATAGTTCCACAGTTGGTTGTGTATTCTCCCCTCAAAGTATCCGAAAGAAGCTGTTCTTTAAGGGACTTTAGATAATTTCCTTTAACGTTTTCAAGAAAGCTAATACTCTCAAATTGAGAAGACTCCAATTCATAAAAGGTTCTAGCAATTGTTGTTTTGCCTACACCACCCATCCCACATATTCCAATAAACTCAGCGCCATTGTTTGATTTATAAACATATGATTTCAGCTTCTCAATGCGTAAATGCATTCCAAATAGGccatcaaaaattatttttggagaaCCAACATATTCTTTTGATACCTTTAAAACAAATTCATCGATAAATTCTGCTTGATTATATCCCTTCATGAAAATACAACTGTGGTAACTGAGCATGTACTACGTAACAATAaaagtattaaatatttttaatacaaaacATTTTACAATaacattgatattttatttttagtgtgTATCATATCAGttatgttggggtgagaaggttatgaccaagagcaagctagcttgaagtgttagcaacaagcaagcttttggtgatgctcttgggaatggttgtgtgtgagttgtgtttttaggttttggttatggtgttttctggtttttagggttcctaaagtgttctaaggtgttgaagaagggataagaagaagaggaacacgttggcttttgaaaataaggcttggatcaatagccatttcattcattttacaatataagcttgaaattacaactagttcacacatgccaagcatgtgagcttacaaaatgagtaaagtatttgaaatttaaaaaataaaatggtcaacacctaacttttcatacacaaaagagtcaaaaaccagctgcaacatgtctattccaaatatagtaaaaagtggcacatggtttgaactaagttcctattgtttaactagtttgggtaaacaaccaaactagcttcacctacttagttcccctttgtatctgcttatgaaacttggtttgaagtatccttggtcatcaataaatattgttccaagagctaggaatgttctggaaccggatcatgggccaaacagctccaaaactgacccatactctgcatactgggcccatcagatacagcaatctgtttggaatagaaaatggactttcccatgtcatttggacctgacatttgaaccatagtcttctatatatgtctgtagacatccctcaaaatttcagcccaaaactccatttgcaacctgagatataagataaatagtagaactatgttgctggaaattatgaatccagcaccataggcatttcaagcataacattcctactcttttgtgcataattttgcctatacttttgcatacataacttaggcacaaaacattatcaaaatatactttgcataaattaaaaacatacaaaaaaaaatataaactcataaaaggaaaggatttgataccaaggtgtgcatgctagccggtgacatgcaccatcaagtggcaaaattgccacacttcaacactcctccttggcaattttgtatgagacgttgagaagtcctctcaatatctcaaatctcttctttcccaatggcttggtgaagatatccgccaagttctcctcggaagtcacatactccaacttcacttcaccacttgcttcaaattcccttaaggaatgatacttgaccggtatgtgcttggtcctcccatgttggactggattttgtgcaattgctattgctgaagtattgtcacacaatatcaccgtggcttcctcttgcttcaagctcaagtcctccaataatttcctaagccaaacaccttgattagcacaacttgagcaagcaatatactcggcttccgcggtgctttgtgcaacggtttgttgcttcttggaattccatgagaaatgaccatttccaagagtgtaaatgtagcacGATGTGCTCTttctatcatccaaagaaccagcccaatcactatcactataaccaagcaaaccttcattcatgccatccttgtaccatataccaaaatcactagttcctttcaaataccttaggattctttttgcacaactaagatgattttgtgatggactatgcataaatcttgacaaaacagccacactaaacatgatatctggtctagtagagcatacatataaaatgctaccaattaaacttctatagatggaaggatttacctttggagaatcatcatccttcaccaacttggtgccttcattcataggtgtggcaacgctattacaatcctccatgtcaaacttcttgagcaactccttcacatagctttcttgagatatgaagatgcccttggatgattggacaacttcaattccaagaaagtatttcatctctccaaggctagacatctcaaagttcaattctagctcacttttgaaattgctcacttctttctcattaccaccggtcactaggaggtcatcaacataaagagacaccaacaccatgcaaccatgagtcctaatatacaatgtaggctcattaggactcctcctaaatccatgctttgtcaaaataccatctatcttggcataccatgccctaggagcttgtttaaggccatacaaggccttgtgtagcttgtataccttctcttcacttcctttcttcacaaaaccttcgggttgcacaacatagacctcctccttcaatattccattcaagaaggctgacttcacatcaaggtgatatactaaacaagacttttgtgccgaaattgcaagaagaagtcttatggtttccatccttgcaaccggtgcaaaagtctctccataatccacaccggcttgttgtgcatatcctttgacaacaagccttgccttgtgcttatttatggacccatccggattgtacttggtcctaaagatccacttcaccccaatagcattctttcccttcggttttgttaccaagctccaagtgtcattcttgtttatcacatcgatttcatcttgcatggcttgtctccactcttttcttaccatagcctcatggacattgattggatcactcaatgccacattaaacctttcataaatctcattaagaggtcttgtgcctctcacaccatcaccaatctccaaatcagcccctatggagatttctagctcattctcatcatattcatcatcatgggcagcaccttcatcatttccttgttcctcatcattatcatgagcttcacgccgattgtcttcatccatactagccaactcctccttactacaaacccatttagcttcctcttcaactttcacatctctacttatcacaagtttcttggtttccaagttatacactctatatcccttggtcacatcactatagccaaccaaaacaccaacttgtgacctttcatcaagctttcctctcttctcttgtggtactaggatgtaacaaatgcttccaaatacccttagataatcaagagaaggcttatatccaaaccaaagctcaaatggggttttactcctcaaagacttggagtaaagcctattttggatgtagatggatgtattaactccttcagcccaaaacttctttggcaagccactttcaaacaacaaacatctagccatctccatgatggtacggtttttcctttcacatacaccattttgttgtggtgtgtatggtgtagtgaattgatgaactataccatgatccttacaaagttgtttgaaagcctcacttgtgtattccccaccattgtccgtccttaacacctttatagtgcaaccggattgattttgcactaacttcataaattctacaaacttctccaaagcttgtgattttctttcaaggaaatacacccaacacattcttgagtaatcatcaatgaaagttatgaaatacttgttgccatttaaggatggaacactcataggaccacaaatatccgaatgtataagtcctagcttctcctttgatctccaagaacaagattgaaatgctagcctagtatgctttcctttttgacacacttcacacacatgttcttgcttctccaccaatggcatgtctctaacaagttcatgtgtgcctaccaatgacttaaagctagcatggcctagtcttttatgccaaagttgagaggtgttctcaactttggtgttcaatgcaaccgatgcaccattttcatccatattcaacctaaaattcttgttcttcattccaacacacattaatttatttccatgtggatcaactatagtgcatgtcatgtttgagaagtgtaatgcatatttgttttcaagcatttgacctacactaagtaagttctcacataaagaaggtacatagagaacatcatggatagttttgatacctttggtggtgtgtatcaccacatctcctttgcctttcacttccatcaaggctccatttccaattttgactttgttgtggctgctcctatccaagtttgtgaaccactcatgcttgtgagacatatggtgtgttgctccactatcaatgatccatccttcatcattcttgatgctactaaaacaagtagcaacaaacaactcttcggattcactatcacttgcattatctttagcaacatttgcttgttgcttatctttcttgtttgccttgcatactctctccacatgacccttttgttggcatttatggcaaaatgcatccggcctccaccaacaccctcttggatgatgacctttcttcttgcaatggtgacaaggttcataggacttcctctcgggtttgctagtttcacctttctcctttatgactttaagcttgttcttcttttgattttgtgtcttttgatgttgtttagacacaaatgcagcctccattgattcttcatgtctaatcctcctcctttgctccgtagcttgcaaggcattcaccaactcggtcaaggaaatttcatttaggttccttgactcctccaatgaagatatcttagcttcaaacctctcgggcaaggagaccaacaccttctctacaatcctttggtcacttaatctttcacctagcaccctaatttgattcaccacattaagaagccttgtggtgaactccttaaccgtttctttgtctttcatcttgatggtctcaaactccctgcttaggttaaggatttgcatttgccttgtccttgcacttccttggaactcatctcgaagtttgtcccaagcttctttggcactctcacatgccattatccttgtgaaaatggtatcactaatacaagaatgaatggcggtgagagccttgaaacctttagccaattcctcctcatggtgcttgatttggttgaccgttgccccttgtctcaaaggctcgggttcttggggatttatggtgacctcccaaagaccataagccttcaagtaggcttgcatcttgatactccaaatgttgtagttctccccattgaagataggaggagaaggagttgaaaaacttgaaga contains the following coding sequences:
- the LOC132803269 gene encoding disease resistance protein Roq1-like is translated as MKGYNQAEFIDEFVLKVSKEYVGSPKIIFDGLFGMHLRIEKLKSYVYKSNNGAEFIGICGMGGVGKTTIARTFYELESSQFESISFLENVKGNYLKHLVIAHGVKAIYDVEPLDDDKCLQLLTWKAGFEKDHLLSDEYKRLSQRVVNYAKGLPLALNVLGSSLRGKDEEEWNDRLERLKNNPNDKIMGVLKISFDALENEDKNIFLLIACFFEGNGHKDYVTSILKKCNFNAIIGIGNVSNKSLLSIKDNEI